The Triticum aestivum cultivar Chinese Spring chromosome 6D, IWGSC CS RefSeq v2.1, whole genome shotgun sequence genomic sequence AGTTTTAGCTGCTGAATTTTCCCTATCCTTTTCAAGATGTCGATTTGTAGACCACTGCCATGGGAATTGCCAGATTCCGAAACATCAGACCGTATAGAAATTAACACAAACATCTCCAAAATGAGATGGCAAGAACTGGAATGAAATCGATAATTTAAGATTTCTCATTGTCAAAAACAAAATAAGATACATTAACGTTACAATTTACAAGTGAAAAAGAACGGCAAATGAAATCATTACAGTTTACAACTGATCAACCAAATGCAAATCAATACGTTACACCTACAATTTACAACTGGTCAGTTTTAACACTGCTGTGGCGAGAGAACTGTCCCTAACCAAACAGCTCCCAATCTCGAATCGGGCCGAAAAAAGGGACGGCTGCATATGCCAGCGGCTGACCAACCAaatgaaaatatgttgaacaacaCAGGATGTTGGTGACGACAAAAGAATAACACAATGGATTCACCGAGGGCAATGTCCACACAACGTCGGAGCCATAAAACATATAGACAAGTAAAGAGTCCTCATGATGATGTATTGAACATTCCCAAGGGGAGAAATTACATAGGCGAAATTACATAACGGTTGTGACAAAAGAGCACAACCATCATCAAAACCTGGTTCACCCAATGACTAAGTAGGAAGGGAGATTCAGGCCAGAAGATGACACTCCTACTGCACTGACTTCATCTTCAGAAAACAGGTCCAACCTGGCGCATGTGCCGATTGTTGTTCTGCCTGACGAATTTCCTCAAGTTTCTGCTCCCATGCTAATGGCCACATCTGGTCTCTCAAGTCTCAATGTCATTTCCAGTGAATCTGGACTTCATATATTCAACTGCGTGTTCGCTCCAGTCTGATAGAGATGCAAACGGCAACAAACCAGCCAAGCATGGAAGGATCAAGGACAGCACAGCATAGAATATGTACCGGCGAACCCAATACGGCAAACCGAGAGCCTTGGGTTTGTGCGTCACAGAAATAGGGCCATAAAGACCACGGTATAGAAGAGATGGATAGCTGTTTCCAAGTAAATGGATGGCGCAAAGGATTTCCCAGAATACGAGCCAAACATTTCCATCCCCACCCAGTGTGTCAACACAGAACCTTCCAACAAAACCACAAACACCTCCCAATAACACAAGATTGAATGTTATTGGCATGTTGGGTCCAGTCATTGCGGAACGCTGGAATATCAACCAACCAATCAATAAAATCATCAGCATGCCGAATGATATCCTTGTTGCTGCAATCAAGTGACATCTAAAAAACAGCAATCCTGAGTTGAAAGCTGATACAGAATTTGGCATCCACCAAGATTTGGACTCCTGCAAAACAAGTCATGATAAAAGAGAGGAGATGAGCTTATCTTCGATAAAAATTCCTAGTAATTAAATGGTAATCAAAGACAATGGTGCATACCTTTGAAGCAGCTGCACAGGCTGCAGTAACAGCGGTTATCCGCTGGTACGAATAAATATATGTTCCATATCCGAAACAGGCAGACATAAAAACTACTGCTGTCAGAAGCATATCTATAAGCCTCCTGAGGAGTTCAGCATGTCTCGTGTCCTGCATTTGAGTCTTTAATTTCTCCTCTCTGAAAGCAGCTTTCTGAAATCCCATAGAGATCTTGATCTTCTCTAACATGTGTGAATAGGAGCTGAGAGCTAAATGAGATTGCTTTAGTTGCAACTTCCTCATATTAAGCCCTATTTCAAGTTCCTTGAGCTCATTTGAACGAACTTGCTCATTCAGAGATCTCTCAAATACATTAAGGATGTCCTGATCACATTCTGGACTAGATCTGCTACGAGGTAGCTGAATCAGCTGCTGATTGACATCCGTGTGAAGAATAATCTGCTTATTCATGGAATTCAAGTGTGGATTCTGCTGGACATCAGGTATCGGGCCTTGTGAGTCAGCGCCACTCAATTTGGTCTCAACCACAGGATTACCATCACCGTGAGAACAAGGGATATCTTGCTCACAGGCAGGTGCCTCATTGAGTAGATGAAGGGTCCTCAGTGTACTGCCAAATGATTTCTCAAAGTTTCCCATGAAACTATCAAACCTGTCTCCATATATCTACAGAAAAGTTATGTCAGATATACCAAACTAGTTGAAGCAGAGCATTGAATAAGTTGAACCAGTCATACATTTGTTAAGGACTCCTTCACTGCTGAGGTACACATCTGCATCCAAATTCAGTGTCAAGGACCCATGGTTAATTTCTATCTGAAGCAATCACTTGCGAAAAGAGCAAAAAGACGAGATATGAAGTGCACACCTTTGAAAGAAAATCAGGTTGCAATCTGCTTCCAGAACCGCCGCTTTTATTCAGAACCTATAATGGAAAAGATGTGTCCTTGTTATTCAGGAGTTAGGACCAAGTATTGTAACTAGTAAATGTCTTCCCCAATAAGAGTTAATTACTGAATAAGATGATTACAAATGAAAGCCTAGTCCATGTTTCTGAGAACACACACCACACATACACACATGAGCATTAGCAGCTGATTACTGGCTTTCCAACTCCCACATAATTTTACTACATTTATTTGGTAACTAGTTAAGTTTGGTTGAATATTTGTGGAATGCATTTCTACTAGACCATGATAAATCAAAAATATGTTCATATCTATACATATCATGACAAATATGTCAGGGAGCTCAATCAACTAGCAAAAAGAAATACTTAGATGTTAATTTCTATGATACAGATATCAGCACCAAGTAGGATGCTGATGCTCCAATTTCCAAAATAATTAAAGTTATGATGCGCTAGATTATGATAGTTTTGTTTGCGCTACAAACTTTTGCCTACTGTTTGGCTAACCAAAATATTCCTTCTTTCGTGGCTATTTTTCCACAATAGGTTTTAGGTTCAGTGCAGTACAGTCCAGCAACCGCAAACTAAGCCTTAACCACTGAAAGCACCAAGTCAAAACAGCATTATGCTTAAGGATAGACTTCAAAAGGAATAACAATGGGTATTTATTATCGAATCATGGAACCCATAGGTTATTTCTGGTCTTAAAATGGAACTACTATGTTTGCATTGTTGATGCCCTGAGCGAGCAGCACGCTAACAAATTTTTGTGTTTCCTTCCTTAATAAACACGTGAACCTCAAAACCCCAAGTTCGACAGACTGCACCAGATGTCTGACTAGGGAAATAATAgcggaataaataaataaatcgcTTTTGTACTGAACCACATTAACAAAAATCAATGTACTGAGAAACTTTTCGTGCTTAGTAACAGCATGTGGTAACACTACACTACATCCTGCAGAAAAACATTTTCTCAACAAATTGTACACCAAAGGAAAGCGCTTGTCAGTTACCCCACCACACGTGCCCCCAAGACCGACCGTAGCTGCCTAGCTGAGGGGTTTTGGTGTTCTATCTAGCAGTTTTTAGCTATACTGTTTGGCTTTCCATTGCTGCTTGGTTTGGGGGTTTTTGCCCTGTTTTTTTGGCTTGGTTTGTAATTCAGGCCTTCTTTAGCATTTTTTTACAATTCTTTAGCATTTTCATGATTAGATCTGTTTGAAAAAATTGTAACGTTAAAATACTATGGAGAAATATAGTTAAGGCACTAGAAAACCACATTAAAACCAGAATAATCCATTCTGGTCAGATACCACCCATTTAACATTTAGCCTATCCATTCTACTAGTACCACAATTGTTCTGAACGGTGACCCAAGCGGTGTATGTTATTCAAAATTTCATGAACTGCACAAATACACAACACGGCAATCATTTGAATAAATTGGAACACGAAAAGAACTAGAAATTTCCACCGTATCAAATGTTCTGCACGTTTACCAAAAGAATTAGAGTAGTATTTGTACTTCCTAGGAGACAGAGGAACTCCTGAGGACTTCGTTAAGAGCTACAAATTTCCTACCAAATTTAATTACAAAATGTCGCCAAATTAGCCATTGCCATCCAATTGGTCACAGGTTCTTTCTGAGTCTACGGAGCACAGAATTAACCCCCAACAAGACAGCAAATTAGCAAACCAGGGACCATGTTCGAAGGCAATAATCGCAGAACCGGACGAGGGGCGAAAAAATCGGATCTTTCGGCCGCCTACCAATCAAGGA encodes the following:
- the LOC123145667 gene encoding protein CPR-5; the encoded protein is MDGAAHVAGDSAEADRASSSASSTGSASRRSRPHRGIHLRRRRRPLSVRRGEGGEGDGGKGGGDGVQDLALPLGMSFAAVLAQVLNKSGGSGSRLQPDFLSKMCTSAVKESLTNIYGDRFDSFMGNFEKSFGSTLRTLHLLNEAPACEQDIPCSHGDGNPVVETKLSGADSQGPIPDVQQNPHLNSMNKQIILHTDVNQQLIQLPRSRSSPECDQDILNVFERSLNEQVRSNELKELEIGLNMRKLQLKQSHLALSSYSHMLEKIKISMGFQKAAFREEKLKTQMQDTRHAELLRRLIDMLLTAVVFMSACFGYGTYIYSYQRITAVTAACAAASKESKSWWMPNSVSAFNSGLLFFRCHLIAATRISFGMLMILLIGWLIFQRSAMTGPNMPITFNLVLLGGVCGFVGRFCVDTLGGDGNVWLVFWEILCAIHLLGNSYPSLLYRGLYGPISVTHKPKALGLPYWVRRYIFYAVLSLILPCLAGLLPFASLSDWSEHAVEYMKSRFTGNDIET